TGTCGATATACGATAACATGTAAACCGTCCTTGAGAATTGCTTCCAAGGCCGGCCTAGATACGTCTGGAAAGTACCGCTGGTGGCTTGGAGATCAGGTGTCGCCAAAATCCTGGACGCATGTATTGACATACCGGTGTTTTGGTTCGGGTCTTTTCTGTTCTGAGCTGTGATCGTGTTTTTCTGAAGATCCATGGGTTTGCGTGCGTAGATGCTACAGTTTTGTAGCACCACGGCTGCATTACCAAAGATGAAATCCACTGTACCGTAAATATCGCATTCACGAAAGAATTGTCGGTTTGAATGAACATAGAGCGTGTCTTGATAACCAATTATATTGCATCTATAGATCACCGCGTGGTCAGCCCCGACGCGGAGAGCGACTGCCTGGTGCTTTGCCGGACCAGCGTAGTTTTCAAATGTGATGTCCCTTGCAATAAAACCAGCTCCGGTGGCAGCTggagaaaataaaacaatatacatACACACTTAAGTTTTGtacttaaaatttatttaacataAGAAACCAATGTATTTAAGTAAACCCATCTTCAATAGGTGTTTTATCTCTAGATATAGTGCAACAAATGCAGTCAAACAAAATCATAATTTGgatttaactatatatatacttaaaatcAAATACTAATATGTGAGAAATGTCTTTACCTATAAATGTTATATGAAACTAGTGGTCTCTAACGTCCAACTACAAAATTAGCCATGACCCACATCcaaccatatatataaattaatgcaACTCTTCTGTCTCCCATCAtccatgtatatatgtatacaaatatGTGGGTCAGTAATTGCGTGGCCTACTTCAAGCTTTAGGATAGGTTCAATGTGTTTATCCTTCTAGATGTTTATGCGTATATGATATAACTGTGCATATTTCTATTAAGATTTGAATATACAAACATATTATTAGCATATATGGGACATGCATTTACTGATGTAATGATGTACGTACCTAGAAATGGGATGTATAAATGAGTATTTGATAAATGTAATGTATTTaaactttttgttttatcaAGGAATATTGTTTTATGGTCTAGTAGAGTAGAATGCACTTAATGAACTTTAAGAGCACAATAACATGCATGTGAGGTTGGTTGAATAAGTGGCAGCACCACATAGGATGTCCGATTTAGTGTGAGTGTGTTACGTAACCGAACTCAATCGTAATCATATTGAATGTTGAATCCAAAAACACTAACCAAACTACAAATAACTAAAAGGTTagatcaaaattaaatttcaaacaaaACTCACAATTTACTAAATTGTTGGTCCAAAATATTGACTTCGTTTACTGGTCGAGTGGAAATTACTATTTACAAAATTTACTTTAAACTAGCTTTCTTTAGTGGTCCATAGTTCATATGCATAATAAACACAAGTGGTAACAGACAACTAGTTTTCTAAGCGATCCTGACTTAAATTGAATCTGTCGGACACTTTAAACATATCACACTCCGAAATCTATACAGCTAGCTCATGACCCCCTTCACAGTTTCTAATTCCaagaactttcctttttttggtCACAATCAAGAACTTTTCttagaatataattttttcactttgcaacttatttatttacctatcttagaaaataatatatcaagaataaatttttttaaaggaaGAAATGAATGAATAATCCATCTctattagagcatctccaaaagaaactctataacttcaaatataaaattctttgctctcaaaaaaaaaacttcaaaacttcaaatttagagttttaagatACGAAGTTTCATttcttaaaactctaaatttgaagtttcatctttttatttgcatcttggtacttataattaattatacatcacatttatgattattaagtattttctcatccataattttaatctttaaaacttttgtacactttaaatatttcaaatttatttctataaattaaaattttacatataattttttttaaaaaatcaaaataagatttataatattttaaaagtagaattagacaacaagaatattacaaaagaaacttaatatttttttaagaagatatatacatgaagacataattattacacaaatttaaatattacatcaacactaatagtctagtaaattttcttcagaacttttaaattattttccaaacaaattttgtataacCGAAAATGGAgcattttaaaacaattttatgtaataatgtggtatttttcttgtagtttaatatttaattatgtatttctatttataattttatattttagtgtaatattttattaattaatattactataatattttatatatgtgctagttatctacaaaagttttatggatctatattaattatgacaaatataaagagcatagtgtaaattataaataattttgaagttaaatttgaagttttaattttaaagaaaaacatcttcaaacttcaaatatagagtttgcaAAATTCTATCATAGATAGTCTTTTTGTAGATGTTCTTAtagagtttttctattttagaagaaaaaaataagaaaatacacTGAAGATGGTCTTAGATcgaaaagatatatttttaacctCTAACAATATACTTATATTAATTCGATagggaaataaatatttaacctCAAAAAGGATCAATTAGGAAAAACGATATATATTATCatgttttgacttttttttttgtcaagataTCATGTGTTGACCTCCATTATCCTGTTTTCATGAAATTTATAATCCAACTACCAGAAATAGAAATGTATctctgttaaaaaaattaattatggcGATTCAAAGAGCTATTGAAAAAAATTACCCCAAAAATAAGGGTCTTCATTTAATTTGTCTAGTTGCGATAATAATGTTGCTTTTACGTGTTTTATTACTTTTAAGTTGTAACAAATTGTTATTATTGTTGCATTATTTGAAGAAGATTCAAAAAGTTAAAAGTAATGATGAAAAGAAGGACTGAAACAAGCTACTTACCAAACGTCGCCGTGTGAAAAGTGGTAATGTTGTCAAAAATACTTTTCCCTCCCGAAATGATAGTTTTACCCTTCCCATCTCCAACGAacatcaaattaatttttttcctacCGACTTTGAGGTTGTTCTCTTCGTACCTTCCAAAGAAAAAACAGAAGATTCAGAGACATATAAACGCAATTATTAACCCTTTTCCGTACACGCGAGGTTACTTTTATCATTTTCACGGACGTAACAGTTTAAAGTTACACAAACATAatagagaaaaaatagaaatggaAGGGATAAAAACGTAAATTAACCTTCCGGCTTTGACGTAGATAATAGTCCGGCTAGGACTGTACTGAGGAGCTTTCTTGATGGCTTCCGATATAGTCTTGCACGTGCCGTTGCCGTCTTTCGAGACGATGATATCAGCTTGTATCTGAGATACTTGCATTTCCAGTATCTCACGCTCTCTTCTCTTGGTCCATCTCGGGAACTTCGAGTTCTCATCTCCTCCTACTTCAAGAAGCCTCCTGTTCTGTATCGGCACCCCGGAGAAATCGTTCCCGTTACTGCTCGCCGCGAATATCGCTAAACAGTTGCTGACGAGCTCCGAGAGATTCTTGAGCGCCGCCGTCATCTGATCCTTCACGCCACCGTCGTTGACGCCATCGAACCCTTCCGCGCAAGTGTCGTGGTTCGTCAGAGCCGAGCTCAGCCATGTCATGACGTCTTGTGGCTTCGTTTGGCCGCCGGAGACGGAGGATAGTGCGCGTGAGAGCGCGTCGACCGAATCGTCTAGTAGCTCGATGCATGCATCGTAAGCTGAGCGGACACGTGGGGGCATGTCGAGGAAAGATAAAGAGGAAGATGAGTAGAGTGCGTGGTTGAAGTGGTGGAGCGTCATGTTCACCGTCACGTGGAGCAGATTGTTGTCGGAAGAAGCGGCGAGTGTGCCGGGGAAGTTCATGAGTGAGTCAACGCATAGCTCTGGGAAACGAGCCAAGTCACAAGCTTTTGAGATTGCTTGGCTTGGTTTCCGAGCTTGGCCTGGGACGTGCTGGGAAGATTTGAGCTGTGATCCGAATACCGCGGCGGGGAGGATTAGTATGAAGGCTACGACGGTTAAAGACACTAGAAGCTTCTTTCTTGTCGGTTGTGTTGTCATGGGGACATGGTTTATGTTCGGAGCCAGAATTGTGGTGGTTCTGACCGAACAACTTGCTTTGGATGTTCCGAGTCTTTCGTAGCCCATTTTGTTCTCGTTGtatactctttttcttttattgtggTTTACATTCCAAATGATGCAAGTGTATATATATGAGTGAGTGAGTCTGGTGAAGTATATAAAGGAGAGTAGTGGTGATTACTGGTGGGGACACGCGTCATTGAACCATTCatttaaaataagaataaaattgCGTTATTTATTTGCTTGTGGTCGAGTTTAAGTTGCTTGTGCTTATCATCGTTTGTTAGTGACGTTTTTCTTTCCCGTCGATGTTTGTTAGTGAGCTTTTGTTACTCGTCGAGACGAGTTAAAATAGGTATGAGATTTTCACCCCAACCGAATTTGGTGAACCAAACTGAactgaatttttcagttttggtttatatctatactattatttaataattgaatttgcttatttgtcgtgttttccatgattttatgACCAATTATTAGTTTActtaaacaattttaattagACTGATTAAATTCATTGatattttaatgtataattatataattaattgtttatctgatttaaaattaatattataaaatttatctcAAAATAATAGAAAACGTGTTTggaaaaagaagataatttcatatatttattatgtttttatctaAATCTTTCTATCttatttcttattaatttttataattagtattatatatacacatataataattagatttatcattataataaatattttaaataggcttataataatattttagtataataaagatttatttgttattattcAGTTGCAAGAACAacatatatttgttatttaaattaatatttaatatattttttcagcaatttttatttgtttttatttttctaaatatttttattgggaATGGAAAtatctttttaaatattttcaaaaaatctggttgtttatgaatgctacctggttgttagttgatattttaatgtataattataccattaattatttaactgattaaaaattaatattataaaaatcatcttaaaaaataatggaaaacatgtttggaaaaaaagaagataatttcatatatttattaattttatatacatctttctttcttatttcttattaatttttataattagtagTATATATGCACATATAGtaattagatttatcattatactatttaaaataggcttataaaaatattttagtataatgaaaatctatctatattattatttgaaaagtgaatttgcttacttgtcatTTTTTCCAtagttttagtgttttttttttcatttgtcatCTTTTCTAGGATAAATCATTAGTTGTCatcttttccataattttagtgAATTCTTATTTGAAATCTTTTCCAGGATAAATCACtagtttaattaattattattatttaaaattttatgttaatatatatatttatcaggatatttatgataattaataaatattaacttGTTCTCCcgatatatatacttatatttttaaaaatatatattagagtgaatttgcttacttgttattttttccataattttagtgaatttgtttatttgtcatcTTTTCTAggataaatcattagtttaCTTGCcatattttccataattttagtaaattttcatatttgaaatattttctaggataaatcattagtttaattaattattattatttaaaattttatgttaatatatatatttatcatgatatttatgataattaataaatactaaCTTATTCTACcgatatatataattatatttttttaaaaatatatctaatatatagttatcat
The window above is part of the Brassica napus cultivar Da-Ae chromosome C3, Da-Ae, whole genome shotgun sequence genome. Proteins encoded here:
- the LOC106357682 gene encoding probable pectinesterase/pectinesterase inhibitor 34, with protein sequence MGYERLGTSKASCSVRTTTILAPNINHVPMTTQPTRKKLLVSLTVVAFILILPAAVFGSQLKSSQHVPGQARKPSQAISKACDLARFPELCVDSLMNFPGTLAASSDNNLLHVTVNMTLHHFNHALYSSSSLSFLDMPPRVRSAYDACIELLDDSVDALSRALSSVSGGQTKPQDVMTWLSSALTNHDTCAEGFDGVNDGGVKDQMTAALKNLSELVSNCLAIFAASSNGNDFSGVPIQNRRLLEVGGDENSKFPRWTKRREREILEMQVSQIQADIIVSKDGNGTCKTISEAIKKAPQYSPSRTIIYVKAGRYEENNLKVGRKKINLMFVGDGKGKTIISGGKSIFDNITTFHTATFAATGAGFIARDITFENYAGPAKHQAVALRVGADHAVIYRCNIIGYQDTLYVHSNRQFFRECDIYGTVDFIFGNAAVVLQNCSIYARKPMDLQKNTITAQNRKDPNQNTGMSIHASRILATPDLQATSGTFQTYLGRPWKQFSRTVYMLSYIDKHVHTRGWLEWNTSSFALDTLYYGEYLNTGPGSALAQRVNWPGYRVINSTAEANRFTVAEFIYGSSWLPSTGVSFLAGLNI